One genomic region from Fundulus heteroclitus isolate FHET01 unplaced genomic scaffold, MU-UCD_Fhet_4.1 scaffold_80, whole genome shotgun sequence encodes:
- the LOC110367981 gene encoding major histocompatibility complex class I-related gene protein-like → MSDVKKLSSQQEKGVHIVQLRGTCDWDEETQKVSFVQLVGYDGEDFLELDFETLTWIALQPRAIPVKRVADTDEVGIMILERTITKEFPVLLKLLLDKGKSILLRTEHPSLSLLQKSPSSPVSCHATGFYPSKALMFWRKDGEEFHENVDHGEILPNHDGTFQMRVYLDISSINPEDWRRYDCVFQLIGKVEKIIKLDEATLRINRESPSNISLPIIAVVIALVLVSIAAAAAVGHVVYKKKIVRDPLPSTSHENGTELTETLNPEI, encoded by the exons gagTCCATATTGTACAATTGAGAGGTACCTGTGACTGGGATGAGGAGACTCAGAAAGTTTCTTTTGTCCAACTAGTAGGTTATGATGGAGAAGACTTTTTAGAGCTGGATTTTGAAACTCTGACATGGATCGCTCTACAACCACGTGCCATACCAGTTAAACGGGTAGCAGACACTGATGAAGTTGGAATAATGATCCTTGAAAGGACAATTACCAAGGAATTCCCTGTGCTTCTTAAGCTATTATTGGACAAAGGGAAGAGCATTCTGCTAAGAACTG AGCATCCCTCATTGTCTCTGCTGCAGAagtctccttcctctcctgtcaGCTGCCACGCTACAGGTTTCTATCCCAGCAAAGCCCTGATGTTCTGGAGGAAAGATGGGGAAGAGTTTCATGAGAATGTGGATCATGGAGAGATCCTTCCAAACCATGATGGGACCTTCCAGATGAGGGTTTACCTGGACATTTCCTCAATCAATCCTGAAGACTGGAGGAGGTACGACTGTGTGTTTCAGCTTATTGGCAAAGTGGAAAAAATCATCAAACTGGATGAAGCAACTCTAAGAATCAACAGAG AGAGCCCCAGCAACATATCCCTCCCCATCATAGCTGTTGTTATTGCTTTGGTTCTTGTTTccatcgctgctgctgctgctgttgggcATGTGgtctacaaaaagaaaatag TTCGAGATCCACTACCATCAACct CTCACGAGAATGGCACTGAACTCACTGAGACTCTGAATCCAGAGATCTGA